GAAATGCCATAATAATTACCAGATGTTTAGCAAGTCTAATTATCACGAGGCCAGAACAACAAGGTTCCTTGCAAACACACACTAAATAGTGTATGTATATAATGGTGTAAACCTTTAAGATTTCGCAGAAAGATGAACTGGTTGAGATACGTTCAGATACCAACTTAACGTCGAATAAAAAAGACGCCAATATACTTGCACAATTCTATGCTTGTGCTACACATGGAGCCATATAAGAACAACTAAGTGATATAAGAGATCTAAATTAGATATCAAATCATGGCATAtggaaaaaaggaggagaaagaattACATTTAGAATGTACTTAAGGGTCGGCATATCGTACTCACCTGTCAGCTCAGATTAAGCACTCATGTTTAGCCATGTCAATGCACAATATCTCTATTGAGCATGCTTAAAGATCATGTAATTTGAATTCGTTTCATTATCGAGTTTGTCGATATAAATTGGGCTTATTTACATAGAGCTATAGAATCGTGTCCATCTGTGCCAGAGATTGCAAGAAAACACGAGGTGTATAAAATTTTACTTGTCTTTAAGTGAAACTAGAAAGTACTTTGTCGAGAACGGGTGGATAATGGAATTCTTGTTGCTTCTAACCTTGAGCACAGAGGTGATGTTACCAATCACCATCCCCACGTAATCTTCCATGGAAATGGACTGAAACAGAGTAGGATTAAGTAGAGGCTTCGTGTAATCATTGGTTCCGATGCTAATTAAGTAAACACCCTCCTTAATTATCCTCTTCGTCTTCTCGCTCCCCATCTCTTTCCTCAGCTTCTTCTCTAGTTGTTTAAGCTGCTGCAGCTGCGTCTTCAAATCCACCACCTGATAAATTGAAAACACGAGCTTGCTCATTTCCGAGGTTTCTTGCAGACTCAAAAAGTGTAAAATTCATGTTAAATAAAGCTTCAAGCCAAAAGACATATAAATAAAGAACATACAAATCCTTCATAAGTGTCGACCAAAGCACCAGCTCCACCGGACGCAAAATTCGCCCCTCCCATGAATTCATCATCTTTCATTGGGAGATATGGTGAAATCAGCGGTAGATTTGCATATTCAGCTGcataatcaaagaaaaacaaaaacagaatagAACAACAAACATATTAAGCAGTAATATGAGGAAATAAATAGACTTTGTGCCCAAGTTACGTGGCAAAGAAGTTACCAACAAAATCGACCATAAGACGACCGTCGGAGAATCTGCCAGTGGGATAGCGGAAGAATGTCTCCCCATAAGGAGGAAAATTTGCTCTAAAATTGGCAGTGGTGTTTATGTAGTTGTTGGTCCCAGCGTCATTAATGGAGTCGCCAAAGATGAAGAGAGCAACATCTTTCCGAGACTGATTGTCGCAGAAAGTTGAGACAAAGAGGCTTGCGAGAACAGTGAAGAGAAAGATGTGGAGAGTCGGAGTCGACATGATGACCTGTGTTGGATGATCTTCGTCCTCTTCAAGTGGCTACATATACACGCAGGAAAGTTTGGtttttttcagttcggttctcattaaaaactgaaattttttAACTGATTTGGTTTTTATTGGTTTGGTCAATCAAGCCAAATCAATAAAGTccaaaaaattttccttttatttatttatttttttacaaaatcattttttgatttttctttttttttttcttttctttcttttttttcttttttcattttcttcttcttcttcattggacaGTTGCCAACAAGAGTGGCAACCAATGACCGGCCTATGACAACACTCTAGCTCGCCTCTGGCTAGTCCCCAGCCGCTGATATGGCCAGGAACcgaccaatgaagaagaagaagaaaaagaaagaaaatgaataaaaaatcaatttttaaaaaaataaaaaatttattgaaagggGTGCATGTAGgaaacaaataaaacaaaaccaaaagaaaaaaccaaaaagccaaaccgaaccaaactaaGATTTTGATTTAGTTCCATTACGGTTCGGATCGGATTTCCATTCGGTTCAATAAATTTCCTTAACGGTTCAATTCAATtctgttttccaaaaaaatcaaaccgaatCGAATCACTTACACCTCTAATATATAGGAAAATATGGTGATAAAACTATTTGCTATGAAGTCTTCTGTCCATGCTTTGAACAGGACTTACGAACTTGGGAGATACATAGGATAAACGTGGGAGGTACGTCTGAACAAGTCGAAGGACGACAATTTGTTTTGACCTTTATTCCCACGTTGGCCGGCTTGCTCGACACTTGGGCGCAAGAAGGCTTTTCGTTGAGGAGACAAGTCTCTAACTAATTTAAGGTGCACTTGGTTCAACATCTtctcttgaaaaaaatttgaggcGTTTGGCAATCATTTTCAAAGGGCTTTAGGATGAAAGTTATCATTGAGAATATTGAAAGCTTAAGGCAAGTGGAGACTTACTTTGGATTTTTAGCATTTTCATGTGGCAGTGATGTTCAtgatttacctcaaactaacaATTAAACACCGACCTTGTTCTTTTGGACACACTACAGCACCTCGCCTTATCTACTTCAATGAGTGtgattttgtttgatttgttgaTCCAACACTTATAAGGCCCATGTTTTGTTGGATCACTTGCATCTTTTCTTCTATGAGAAAGCCACCCAACCTTTTCTTCTAATTCATTTGGACACCCTTTCACGAAGCCTAGTCATTTGACGAATCTCGAGCTTTGCTAGAGCTCAATTTGGCTTCTACAATGAATGAGTGCCAATCAAAGTATCGGGAGAGCCAACATGAAAAATGAGCACTATGACTTGGCTACAAACATTAGGCCAAGGGTAGAATAGTTATCAAGTTTGAGATTATGGATGAAACCTGACCCGATTGGAGGATGTAAATCGTATCATTATacatgaacaatttcaaaagtGTTGCATTTACTAAAATTctatttgtttcgtgaaaaatttaatttttctggaaattattttGTAGGAAGTTATTTtacaagaaaatgataatattttctgatATTTGGTTTAAACCTGAAAATAAACtgaaaaatattatatcattTGGTATGGAAAAtccgatttgatttttttaaataaacacATACTATTTAGATGCTAGTAACTCGTGTATGGGCAATCAAGGACCCGGGGAAATTGAGTACAAGCACTAGAGGGATCTCAACCCAAGTGCCAAGATCAAGGCACGGACACCGGGATCTTGGGTGCAACCTTGATAAACCTAAACGTGTCTACTAAGGCCCCAAACTCGGCCTCGATGGACTTGAGCATAGCCTTTGTGAACTTGGCTATAGCCTTTGTGGATTTGAGCTCAAGTACCGAGATCCCACTCTCGATCTTGGTGGACCTAGGCTCAAGTGCAAGGGCATCAAGCATAAGGACTGAGGCTTTAAGCCCGACTTTAATGGATTTAAGTGCTGACATCAAGGGCCAAGGCTTAGCCAGTGAGGTTTCAAGCTTGACCTCAATGGACTCGGTTGCAAGTGTTGGGGATCTGAGCATGGGCATCAGGGTCCTAGGCTTGGCCTCGATGGACCAAGTCTATTCGTTGGAGAGTTGATCTTGGATGCTGCCATGGTTCCTTACCTCGACAGGGTACAAATATCTAAATTAGACCCTAGGATTCGGGAACTAGCATTGGGATTTTTGCGCCCAAGTGTCAGGTTTCATATCCAAACATCGATGTCTagttatatttttagaaattgacaatcaattttctaaaaaatttttagtcagtcaaatttttaaatttaaatatagatttttcattgactagaaaaaatttgttgttcaatcatttttcttagTGAATCAAATGTcagaaaatgaggaaatgtAAAaacaatcctaaaattttttttagttgGGTCCAAGTTTCTGATGGATTCCATTAGGAGACAAAATCCCAACATGCTTTCCTATTGGGTTCTCTTAAGCTCATATCTCGTACGACATCAagcattcaaaattttaatcaattaagctTATGCAACTTTTGACtaaggagtcaccactaacttTTTCGATTGACTAGAAATCAAGTAAGATACGGGAGGATATCTTACTATTTACTCAGTGACTTAATTACGTTAGTCCCAAGACCAACGCCATTTCGATACCTATTTAATTGTGTGCTAACTAACGTCATGGGAGCCTATCCAAAAGGGATCTAAGCTCATCCTAACCATTTTGGAGCAGGATAGTAATATTCAAAGTATTGAAATGcacaatcaattataatcacaAAAGAAAACATACAAGTATCCTCATATTGTCCCTAAAAAGAGACAAtccaaaacaaataattaagggtttctaatttttttgtgaatttttttattttttaagaattttctgaatttttaatgatttgtcttttttgttattttctggattttctgaTTGTTaatgattttctgaattttctaaaaaaatttaatgattttccgaattttctaaatttttaagaattttctgatttttcaaaTGTTTCAATGTTTTTcccgaatttttaatttttttttttttgatttttttaaatttatcattatattGGGGGAACGGGTCCGGACCTTTTACTTGATCCGGCTATTGACCCAACTCAAACCTGGATCCGACCCAgtcagatttaaaaaaaaaaaaaaaagatgtttttcaataatttttctatttttctttacattctcttttgtctttttctctattttgtccttttcccctgctccttctccttcccaGAATCACCTTCAACCTCTGGCTCCCCCTCCAACGGGGCCGAACTCCTGCTACTCGTCTCTGCCGTCGAGAAACACTCGACAGCACCGCCATCTGGTCGCCGGTCACCGCCCTACATCATCGCCGGCCAAAACCACCGACCTGTCGTTCCCACCGACTGGTGCCTACCTTTTCAGATTTGCTGTTCCGGCGACCACCGAACATAAAAATGAACATCACCCGGAACTCAAACTTCTAATATTAACAAAGTCAGCAAACAAACCAGCACAAGAACGTTAAGACAGAGAGAAAAGCTGACTCGAGTAGCCTTGAACCATGGACAGAGGCTAGCCAGCGAGGGAAAGTAACTCCGGCGGGGTATTCCGGCATGGGAAATCCGTGCGCGACCGACTCGAGAAAGATTTTTCCACCAAATCACATAAAAACAAGGAAAACGCGAAATGATCAAACAAGATTCAATGAATATGAACGTAGATACTAATCGATTTCAAGCTCCAACATCCAGAAAGAATTTCGGTCTTCTTTTGGGCATTTGAGAAAACGGGTGGTGTGCAGCGTCAAAAGCCAGCTTCCAATCCGATTTCGCCTTGATTATCGGTATGAGAGAGAAATGATGTACAAACATCTAGGTCAATTTACTCAGCAGCATCCTATCGTATCCCAGTTTTGTTGTGTTTTCGTCATTTAAACTTCATGGCCCATTCTCGgctttttcattaaaaaaaaaaaaaaagacaaaacggCTCGTACACAGAATACGCCTAAGGGAGAGAGTGTTCAACACCTGGTTCGTTTGGTGAAATGGGCTTGCTGAAATCGGCAGCGATGGGGTGCGAAAATCTCTACGGGGGATCACCGGGCTTTTCTCCTCCTAACGGGTGCTCTGGACGAACTTGCTCCAGTCGGACCAGCTTCAGCTGCCCCCTTGAAAATTGAAGCTCTCTGCAATTTCTCACGCTTGAGCACTTCAATGGCCAGAACTCTCTCCCCCTCTGGTTCCCACACTCTGCAGAACTTTACTCTCCTCcttatccaaaaagaaagaaaaccagaAAAGCCTTTCCTCCCAgggagcaaaaaagaaaaatggtcaaTCCCCCTCTCAACCGGCGCGCTCTCTCACGCCCCTGCCATGTGACTTCAACGAGGTAACACTGATACCGATACACGTGACATGACACCATAAAGTCAAACgtcattttttaaaactaaaaaaccccgaatgaatatttttatatttaccATAGAGCTgggaatgaatttatactaacaatattaataaattcattcataggaaattgaaaaaaaaaatatttataggaAATGCATACTCATATTTAAAGACGTGTTTTTGACTTTAATAAAAATAGATGCTAGAGttaacttatttaaaaaaaaaaatctataattttctacggtgatcaaaatttatcattattcaacatttagtatttttattttctgaaattacTTTTTAGCTCTACCCATTTATTTCACCATCTAATTTCTTCCCCGGCACCACATGtgacttcttttcttcaaaTCACCCTCCACTCTCCCCTTCctctaaagaaaaaagaaaatattcttttttcctgTTATTCTTCCTAAGATTAATAGAGGTACCATGGAAATTCGAACCTCCTTAGCCGCCTCCTCCTTCCTGCACAGCATCtccatttttaatttccttcttttgctcttcttcctaaaactaaaaagaaaccTTGAAAACCCAAACCCTAGATCCCTAGATGCTGCCTCCCCTGCATCcccatttttaatttcttttttccgctCTTCTTCTTAAAACTAAAAGAGGAACTTTGGAAATCCAAATCCTAATTCCCTAGccacctccccctcctcctcctcctcctcgcacaGCAtccccatttttaatttttttttttcctactcttCTTCCTAAAACTAAGAGAGCAATCATGGAAACCCAAAAAACCTTAGCCGCCTCCTTGTCCTTTTCACAcgatcctcttcctcttgatctaTGTTCTCTCTCGGTTACCTCATCATAGTCACTGGCCACTTTGCCTCTAGCCTTCCCTCCTTCGTAGTCATAGTCTCACCTCTATTCCTCCATCACGGCATCACAATTGTGGTCCTCTCAATCGCCTTCTTCAAcgattctctctcccttcgcaCTTGCAATCCCACCCTAGAAATGCATCATGCCTCTTGCAATTCCGAACATGCATGTCGAAGCATGTTAGCAAGAGTTAACCACGTGTCAAATTTTCCGACACTTATTGACCACATGTCAAAGTATGTCCGACACAACTCAAAAGTTCCTAAAGATTGTTCGTGCTTCATAAGGTTTCAGCCCCCTGGTTTTTGCTATCCTAGATGCAGTAGAGGATTTTTATAAATACACTCgctcctctccccctctcctcACGCGACAACGTGTCATCCCCAGCAAGGTTCCAGCAAGGTTCCTTTTTGCTCGTGTCACCGTGGTGAAGGAACGCTCGCGGAGGGGGCTTTCCCGTTTAGGCATGTGAGAGTGTgtgagtaggggtgagcataggTCCAGGGTCAACCTTGAACCAACCTAGATCGGCCCAACCCTGTCGGTCCTGGTCCAGTTCTCAAGGAGACTAAATCGGTCATTGGTCCTAAAATTCCTAGACTAGTACTATGCGAGTTGGTCCTTGGTTTTGAGAGTTTTTGGTCGGTTCAACCCGGATCAAtcttgactatatatataatatattacttataatttttttttatatagagaaaatcttaaaataaatggcgtcaacaatattaaacagcTATTTAGTGaaaagttcaagtaattttacattattctttaataacttagatttttaatgtcttttacggcgtcaatattcataatttacgaatgagaaaaatgtttttgtgaggagtcctcatgGCATCCAAAAAGGCATAAATAGATTATTATGGCATCCTCCTTTAGaattcattttgttttgtcttatttgtcctcttagtcttcaatttacCATAATCGAATGAAACAACTTTTCCGCTTACCTCGCTCGCTTTAGGTCACTTGTACAACTCACcactcgatgctcgcttggcttgttgcttctTGCTCGACATTCGATTCTCATTTTGTTCAACGCTCATCCCACTTGACCCTTACCGTTTGCCTTACTTAGCTGACCTTGTTCATCATCGAACTCATTGGGTCGGTACAGTCCTTAGTTGCCCTttcaaagagtacaaaaaatgaaataaaaaattattagttgatcctaagttgacattgaaaccggaccgaacccattgggttaaTTCGGTtctcaatcgtttttttaaggagtgcaaaaaataataaaaaattatcaattggtccCGGATTGACCTTGGAACCAGATAGAACCTATTGGGTCGGGTTAATccttggtcccaaaaattgaggaccggcACTttgcgggttggtcctaggattagggggtggaccggcccaacctgaATTGTGCTCACCTCTATGTGTGAGGGTGTGTAAATAGGGGAAAGAAGTGATGGGCCGGGCTTCTCTTTTAGGCTCTAGTGGgccgaagaaaagaaggaaaaatgggccaaagaaaagaaaggaaaagggaagtTGGGTCAAAGGGTGAGCCAAAAATAACCAAGTGGGCTAGACAAGCCGGCCCACTCGATTTCcgtcttttatttttgtttttatttcatttttgtttggtccactttattcattttttctcaatttttggcttcttatcttttatatatatattttttaataattttgcaaaattaatGAATATTTAGAAACATCGACAAAAATTCACGTGTCAGTAATTAGCAAGGCCACATGCACATGTGAAAGACCTTAAAAGAAATGGTATTCAAAACTTGTATGATGTTCTATGGGCTTCTAAATATTTTGGTAATGAAATAGACCATTAATATGATATATGCTTTGATTTGAACATCgtataatcaaaataaaataatatgcc
Above is a window of Eucalyptus grandis isolate ANBG69807.140 chromosome 9, ASM1654582v1, whole genome shotgun sequence DNA encoding:
- the LOC104428921 gene encoding GDSL esterase/lipase 5; the encoded protein is MSTPTLHIFLFTVLASLFVSTFCDNQSRKDVALFIFGDSINDAGTNNYINTTANFRANFPPYGETFFRYPTGRFSDGRLMVDFVAEYANLPLISPYLPMKDDEFMGGANFASGGAGALVDTYEGFVVDLKTQLQQLKQLEKKLRKEMGSEKTKRIIKEGVYLISIGTNDYTKPLLNPTLFQSISMEDYVGMVIGNITSVLKGIYKVGGRKFAMLGVGQFGCAPSWRRLTRNGSCSGEANKISQLHNVALTSILAKLETQLQGFKYSYFDFYTSGSERIQYPSKYGFKEAKSACCGSGPYRANSTCGGQRGVKEYSLCRHPEKYVFFDSGHPSERANRQFAQLMWNGSASVIRPCNMKELFKHEGT